Proteins encoded by one window of Taeniopygia guttata chromosome 1A, bTaeGut7.mat, whole genome shotgun sequence:
- the TMEM60 gene encoding transmembrane protein 60 has protein sequence MRMSLAQRVLLTWLFTLLFLIMLVLKLDEKAPWNWFLIFIPVWIFDTILLVMLIVKMAGRCKSGFDPRNGSQNMKKKVWYLIAMLLKLAFCLALCAKLQRFTTMKLAYVFIPLWALLIGGMVELGYNIFYVRRD, from the coding sequence ATGAGAATGTCCCTGGCGCAAAGAGTGCTGCTGACATGGCTTTTTACCTTACTCTTCCTGATCATGCTGGTGCTGAAGTTGGATGAGAAAGCACCGTGGAACTGGTTCCTCATTTTTATTCCAGTGTGGATATTTGACACAATTCTTCTAGTTATGTTAATTGTAAAAATGGCTGGACGCTGCAAGTCTGGCTTTGACCCTCGCAATGGCTCCCAGaacatgaagaagaaggtgtGGTACCTCATTGCAATGCTGCTGAAATTGGCCTTCTGCCTCGCCCTGTGTGCCAAGCTGCAGCGCTTCACCACCATGAAACTGGCCTACGTCTTCATCCCACTCTGGGCCTTGCTGATCGGGGGCATGGTTGAACTTGGATACAATATCTTCTATGTACGAAGAGACTAG